A single region of the Ignavibacteriota bacterium genome encodes:
- a CDS encoding type II toxin-antitoxin system HicB family antitoxin, producing MRHYRIVIEKAENNFSAYSPDLPGCVATGTTREETEKNMHEAIQLHIEGMMEDNLQFLNLNHLRSLLQFNPQ from the coding sequence ATGCGACATTATCGTATTGTTATAGAAAAGGCTGAGAACAATTTTTCTGCTTACTCCCCTGACTTGCCGGGATGTGTAGCAACAGGTACAACAAGAGAAGAAACGGAAAAGAATATGCATGAAGCAATACAACTGCACATAGAAGGAATGATGGAAGATAATTTGCAATTCCTGAATCTCAATCATTTGCGGAGTTTGTTGCAGTTTAATCCACAATAA
- the mnmA gene encoding tRNA 2-thiouridine(34) synthase MnmA, with the protein MIEVKKNKTVVVGMSGGVDSSVAAALMLEKGYNVIGITMKTYNFDEVGGNIGNETSCCGLDAFNDARIVAVKLGIPHYVVDFTKQFGRDVIDNFVDEYLQGRTPNPCIICNRKIKWGELITKAESLGASCIATGHYARVWFDEKTMRYNISRPFDSNKDQTYALWGLTQEALSKTIFPIGELTKPEVRELAVKYGLKTANKDESFEICFVADNDYRRFIKERVPDIDSQVDGGAIVFDGKEVGKHRGFPYYTIGQRSGLGAYGERVFVTDIDAQSNTITIGRKDDLLRRELIANDVNFISIESLNEPMNIKASVRYKDVATPATVYPEADGKIRVVFDVPKRAITPGQSVVLYDGERLLGGGVIEKVIK; encoded by the coding sequence ATGATTGAAGTAAAGAAGAACAAAACAGTTGTTGTGGGAATGAGCGGAGGAGTGGATTCCTCGGTAGCGGCGGCATTGATGCTTGAAAAAGGATACAATGTCATCGGAATAACGATGAAAACCTACAATTTTGATGAGGTCGGAGGAAACATCGGCAACGAGACAAGTTGTTGCGGGCTTGATGCGTTCAATGATGCACGCATCGTAGCCGTGAAATTGGGGATTCCACACTACGTTGTTGATTTTACAAAACAATTCGGTAGAGATGTCATTGATAATTTTGTAGATGAATATTTACAGGGACGAACTCCAAATCCGTGCATCATTTGTAATCGAAAAATTAAGTGGGGCGAACTGATTACCAAAGCAGAATCGCTCGGTGCAAGTTGTATTGCTACAGGACATTATGCCCGTGTTTGGTTTGATGAAAAAACAATGCGATACAATATTTCCCGTCCGTTTGATTCAAACAAAGACCAGACATACGCGCTATGGGGATTGACACAGGAAGCATTGAGTAAAACGATTTTCCCGATTGGTGAATTGACGAAGCCGGAAGTCCGTGAACTTGCAGTAAAGTATGGTTTAAAAACTGCCAACAAAGATGAAAGTTTTGAAATCTGTTTTGTGGCTGATAATGATTACCGTCGTTTTATCAAAGAACGTGTGCCTGATATTGATTCGCAAGTTGATGGTGGTGCGATTGTCTTCGATGGAAAAGAAGTAGGGAAACACCGGGGATTTCCTTATTACACGATTGGTCAGCGTAGCGGACTTGGAGCGTATGGCGAACGCGTATTCGTCACTGATATTGATGCACAATCAAACACAATTACTATCGGGCGAAAGGACGATTTACTCCGTAGAGAACTTATTGCCAATGATGTAAATTTCATTTCGATTGAATCACTGAATGAACCGATGAACATTAAAGCATCGGTTCGTTACAAAGATGTCGCAACTCCCGCTACGGTATATCCTGAAGCAGATGGAAAGATTCGTGTAGTGTTTGATGTGCCAAAACGAGCGATTACTCCCGGGCAATCTGTAGTGTTGTATGATGGAGAAAGATTGTTAGGGGGCGGAGTGATTGAGAAAGTAATCAAATAA
- the rsmI gene encoding 16S rRNA (cytidine(1402)-2'-O)-methyltransferase: MVSTPIGNLEDISLRAIKILSSVDFIAAEDTRKTKILLDHYDIHKPLISYYSYNEERRVPELVAKLKEGRTIAVVSDAGTPGISDPAYRLIKSAIEAEIHIEAIPGASAVLPALITSGFPIQHFIYEGFLPVKKGRKTLLEQLKQENETIVLYESPYRLLRTLRDIKAVLGNRRVCVSRELTKKFEETVRGNIDEVIRYFETHTLKGEFVLVISNEGNSK, from the coding sequence ATCGTCAGCACACCAATCGGAAACCTTGAAGACATTTCTCTTCGTGCAATAAAAATTCTTTCCTCTGTTGACTTCATCGCTGCAGAAGACACACGCAAAACCAAAATCCTCCTCGACCATTACGACATTCACAAACCGCTCATCAGTTATTACAGTTACAACGAAGAGAGACGCGTTCCTGAACTCGTCGCCAAATTGAAAGAAGGAAGAACCATCGCGGTGGTTTCAGATGCAGGAACTCCGGGAATTTCCGACCCGGCATATCGTCTTATTAAATCAGCAATTGAAGCGGAAATTCACATTGAAGCAATACCGGGCGCATCGGCAGTTCTTCCTGCGCTCATCACAAGCGGCTTTCCGATTCAACATTTTATTTATGAAGGATTTCTTCCGGTGAAGAAAGGAAGAAAGACGTTACTTGAACAACTCAAACAGGAAAACGAAACGATTGTTTTGTATGAATCTCCGTATCGGTTGTTGAGAACCTTACGTGATATTAAAGCAGTGTTAGGCAACCGACGTGTCTGTGTCAGTCGCGAGTTAACGAAAAAATTTGAGGAAACAGTTCGCGGGAATATTGATGAAGTAATCAGGTATTTTGAAACACATACATTGAAAGGTGAATTTGTTCTCGTAATATCAAATGAAGGGAACAGCAAATAA
- a CDS encoding AbrB/MazE/SpoVT family DNA-binding domain-containing protein — MIAEIKLTTIGTTQTVTLPEEFHINDDEVYLSKIDDVIMLVPRNKKTATLLNSLNNFTDDFMNTREQPPLQTREPLE; from the coding sequence ATGATAGCAGAAATCAAACTTACAACAATCGGGACAACGCAAACAGTAACATTACCCGAAGAATTTCATATCAACGATGATGAAGTCTATCTCAGCAAAATAGACGACGTGATTATGCTTGTTCCTCGAAACAAAAAAACGGCTACACTCTTGAACAGCCTCAATAATTTCACAGATGACTTTATGAATACACGTGAACAGCCGCCACTCCAAACGAGGGAACCGCTTGAATGA
- a CDS encoding NAD+ synthase, translating to METVNKHNLGLELDTSLVRKLLVDFIKDEIHNAGFTKGVVGLSGGVDSAVVMTLATEALGKENVRAVLMPYRTSSKASVDDAQTLVHQLAIPSEIVEITPMVEAYLQKYPESDNVRKGNLMARQRMIVLYDISARENALVIGTSNKTETLLGYGTLFGDTACAINPIGDLYKTQIWQLAKAIGVPQQIIDKKPSADLWEGQTDEGELGFSYKQVDELLYHLVDERRSDEELLELGFEKYFIEKVKRLIQRNEFKRRPPVVAKISNRTINVDFRYARDWGI from the coding sequence ATGGAAACAGTGAACAAACATAATCTCGGTCTCGAACTCGACACTTCGCTTGTGCGGAAGTTGTTAGTTGATTTTATAAAAGATGAAATACACAACGCAGGATTTACGAAAGGAGTAGTCGGTCTATCGGGCGGAGTTGATTCCGCAGTCGTGATGACACTTGCAACAGAAGCGCTTGGCAAGGAAAATGTCCGGGCTGTTCTGATGCCTTATCGAACCAGCAGTAAGGCAAGTGTTGATGATGCACAAACATTGGTTCATCAACTTGCCATTCCTTCTGAAATTGTTGAGATCACTCCGATGGTTGAAGCGTATCTGCAGAAGTATCCTGAAAGCGACAACGTACGAAAAGGAAATCTCATGGCGCGCCAGAGGATGATTGTGTTGTACGATATTTCTGCACGGGAGAACGCGCTTGTCATCGGGACAAGCAATAAAACAGAAACTCTTCTCGGGTACGGAACATTGTTCGGCGATACTGCGTGTGCAATTAATCCGATTGGTGATTTGTACAAAACTCAAATCTGGCAACTTGCAAAAGCAATCGGAGTTCCTCAACAAATCATTGACAAAAAACCATCGGCGGATTTGTGGGAAGGACAAACCGACGAAGGTGAGTTAGGTTTCTCGTACAAGCAAGTTGATGAATTGCTCTATCATTTGGTTGATGAGCGACGTAGTGATGAGGAATTGCTCGAACTTGGTTTCGAGAAATATTTCATCGAAAAAGTAAAACGATTAATTCAACGGAATGAATTCAAACGACGACCGCCCGTTGTAGCAAAGATTTCCAATCGTACTATCAATGTTGATTTCCGATATGCGAGGGATTGGGGAATCTAA
- a CDS encoding type II toxin-antitoxin system VapC family toxin produces MKYILDTNTCIYIIKKKPKEVLERLSRVNVHDIGISSITLSELEYGVEKSSNPQRNRITLFEFISGFEIFRYDESAAREYGIVRAALEKRGTPIGSMDMLIAAHAKALQVILVTNNVREFSRVHGLMIENWVDNA; encoded by the coding sequence ATGAAATACATACTCGATACCAACACATGCATCTATATCATCAAGAAGAAACCGAAAGAGGTACTTGAGAGATTATCCCGAGTTAATGTTCACGATATTGGAATTTCCTCTATCACGCTGAGCGAATTGGAATATGGTGTCGAGAAAAGTTCAAACCCCCAGCGAAATCGGATTACACTTTTTGAATTCATATCAGGGTTCGAAATTTTCCGTTATGATGAATCTGCGGCACGAGAATACGGCATAGTACGAGCAGCATTAGAAAAAAGAGGCACGCCCATAGGCTCTATGGATATGCTCATTGCGGCTCATGCAAAAGCGTTGCAAGTTATTCTTGTAACAAACAACGTTCGAGAATTTAGTAGAGTACATGGGTTGATGATTGAGAACTGGGTTGATAATGCCTAG